A single region of the Pristis pectinata isolate sPriPec2 chromosome 23, sPriPec2.1.pri, whole genome shotgun sequence genome encodes:
- the pomt1 gene encoding protein O-mannosyl-transferase 1 isoform X3, which yields MFENSLITQSRFMLLESILIFFALLAVLSYLKFYNMLRSSSFSVKWWSWLFLTGTACAFAVGVKYMGLFTYLLLLTIAGAHTWQLIGDTTLSNVTVLYHVLARVCALLVLPIILYLGFFYIHLTLLYRTGPHDQIMTSMFQASLEGGLARITQGQPLEIAYGSQITLRNTWSKPVPCWLHSHKNMYPIRYDGGRGSSHQQQVTCYPFKDVNNWWIIKDPGKQELVVSNPPRSVRHGDIVQLVHGMTARYLNTHDVAAPMSPHWQEISCYVDYNISMPAQNLWKVEIVNRETENEVWKTILSEVKLLHVNTSAVLKLSGTALPDWGYRQLEIVGDKTSKISHQNMAWNVEEHRYGKSEEQKERELELQTPAQMDVSKNMSFMAKFLELQLKMLMLKNEETEHKYSSSPLEWINMDTNIAYWLHPSTNAQIQLIGNIATWSTATVGILVYAALFLWHLLRQRRRIYTIPPDSWEHLVLAGAVCIGGWAVNYLPFFLMEKTLFLYHYLPALTFKILLLPIVVEHIHNHMLRSSVSRNTFSAVVLAWISSVYFVYQTFSPFTYGYPALSTSELTALRWRDSWDILIRKR from the exons ATGTTTG AAAACTCCTTAATCACCCAGTCACGGTTTATGCTTCTGGAATCCATTCTCATTTTCTTTGCACTGCTGGCAGTTTTGTCTTATCTGAAATTCTACAATATGCTGAGAAGCAG CTCGTTTTCAGTGAAATGGTGGTCTTGGCTTTTCCTAACTGGAACAGCATGTGCATTTGCTGTTGG GGTAAAATATATGGGCTTATTCACATACTTGCTTCTGTTGACTATTGCTGGAGCACATACGTGGCAGTTAATTGGTGATACAACATTATCAAAT GTCACAGTGCTTTATCATGTTCTGGCCCGGGTATGTGCACTTTTAGTCCTCCCAATAATCTTGTATCTGGGCTTCTTCTACATCCACTTGACCTTGTTGTACCGCACTGGGCCACATGATCAAATTATGACCAGCATGTTCCAAGCCAGTCTGGAG GGTGGCCTGGCAAGGATCACACAGGGTCAACCTCTTGAAATAGCCTATGGGTCCCAGATTACGCTAAGGAATACATGGAGCAAACCTGTTCCATGCTGGCTCCATTCACACAAGAACATGTATCCCATCAG GTATGATGGTGGAAGAGGTAGCTCCCACCAGCAGCAAGTAACATGCTATCCTTTTAAGGATGTGAATAATTGGTGGATTATAAAGGACCCTGGCAA GCAAGAGCTGGTTGTCAGCAATCCACCTCGCTCAGTTCGCCATGGTGATATTGTGCAATTGGTCCATGGGATGACAGCACGTTACCTCAACAC GCATGATGTTGCAGCTCCTATGAGTCCTCATTGGCAGGAGATTTCTTGTTATGTTGATTACAACATCTCAATGCCAGCACAGAACCTATGGAAAGTG GAAATTGTCAATCGTGAAACTGAGAATGAAGTATGGAAAACTATATTATCAGAAGTAAAGCTTTTGCATGTGAACACTTCTGCAGTATTAAAG CTAAGTGGTACTGCTTTGCCTGATTGGGGTTACCGCCAGTTGGAGATTGTTGGAGATAAAACTTCCAAGATTTCGCACCAGAATATGGCTTGGAATGTTGAAGAACACCGATATGGGAAAA gtgaggagcagaaggagagagagttaGAGCTTCAAACTCCAGCACAGATGGATGTCAGCAAGAACATGAGCTTCATGGCCAAATTCCTAGAATTACAA ttgAAGATGTTGATGTTGAAGAATGAAGAGACTGAACACAAGTACAGCTCTTCCCCTCTAGAGTGGATAAACATGGACACCAATATTGCTTATTGGCTCCACCCCAGCACCAAT GCACAGATCCAGTTGATTGGAAATATTGCAACATGGTCAACAGCGACTGTTGGAATTCTTGTTTATGCAGCACTTTTCCTCTGGCATCTACTGAGGCAGCGCAGGAGGATCTACACAATTCCACCAG ATTCCTGGGAGCACTTAGTGCTGGCTGGAGCGGTCTGCATTGGAGGATGGGCTGTTAATTATCTGCCTTTCTTCTTGATGGAGAAAACTCTTTTTTTGTATCACTACCTGCCAGCTCTCACCTTCAAAATACTCCTCCTGCCTATCGTTGTCGAGCACATTCACAATCACATGCTCAG GTCTTCTGTCTCCAGAAACACATTCAGTGCAGTGGTCTTAGCTTGGATCTCCTCTGTCTACTTTGTGTATCAGACATTTAGTCCTTTCACCTACGGGTACCCAGCTCTTTCAACATCAGAGTTAACGGCATTGCGTTGGAGAGACAGCTGGGACATTCTTATACGTAAGCGATAG